The following are encoded together in the Pedobacter sp. D749 genome:
- a CDS encoding sigma 54-interacting transcriptional regulator: MQEKTLGELKTTGYKSRSVKEELRENLIKVLRDKKTEFEGIIGYDETVIPELQTAILSRHNILLLGLRGQAKTRIARLMVNLLDEYVPYVAGSEIFDDPLNPISWYAKNEIATKGDDTEIAWLHRSERYTEKLATPDVTVADLIGDVDPIKAATLKLTYNDERVIHFGLIPRAHRSIFVINELPDLQARIQVALFNMLQEKDIQIRGFKLRLPLDIQFVFTANPEDYTNRGSIVTPLKDRIESQILTHYPKTVEISRKITFQEAKLTADQKANIEADGLVKDLIEQIAFEARKSEYIDQKSGVSARLTISAYENLISTAERRMLISGEKNTFVRLSDLAGIIPAITGKIELVYEGELEGPAHVATTLIGKAVKTLFARYFPDPEKAKKSKTANPYTEVTEWFTEGNNVDVTDTLTNSQYKKALMLVPGLYDLVKKFHPKLSENQTLLLMEFVLHGLAEYSQLSKNFLNGGFGFSDMFGSLFNAEFDEEEDEDDFR, translated from the coding sequence ATGCAAGAAAAAACATTAGGCGAATTAAAAACTACAGGATATAAATCAAGATCGGTAAAAGAAGAGCTCAGAGAAAATCTGATTAAAGTCCTGCGTGATAAAAAAACAGAATTCGAAGGCATTATTGGTTATGATGAAACGGTAATTCCTGAGCTACAAACGGCCATTTTATCGCGTCATAATATTTTACTTTTGGGCTTACGCGGACAGGCAAAAACACGTATTGCCCGTTTAATGGTAAACTTACTGGACGAATATGTACCATATGTTGCCGGAAGTGAAATTTTTGATGATCCGTTGAACCCAATTTCATGGTATGCTAAAAACGAAATTGCCACAAAAGGTGACGACACCGAAATTGCCTGGTTGCACCGCAGCGAAAGGTATACTGAAAAACTGGCAACACCAGATGTTACGGTTGCCGATTTAATTGGAGATGTTGACCCCATAAAGGCCGCTACCCTAAAGTTAACCTATAATGATGAACGTGTAATCCACTTTGGTTTAATTCCACGTGCACACCGCAGCATTTTCGTAATTAATGAGCTTCCAGATTTACAAGCACGAATCCAGGTGGCATTATTTAATATGTTACAGGAAAAAGATATCCAGATCCGCGGTTTCAAATTGCGTTTGCCTTTGGATATCCAGTTTGTATTTACAGCAAACCCTGAGGATTATACCAACCGTGGAAGTATTGTTACGCCGCTAAAAGATAGGATTGAAAGTCAGATTTTAACCCACTACCCAAAGACGGTCGAAATTTCGCGCAAAATCACCTTCCAGGAAGCCAAATTAACGGCTGACCAGAAAGCCAATATCGAGGCTGATGGGTTGGTAAAAGATTTGATAGAGCAGATTGCTTTCGAAGCACGTAAAAGTGAATATATCGACCAAAAATCAGGTGTATCGGCAAGATTAACGATCTCTGCTTATGAAAATTTAATCAGCACCGCCGAGAGAAGAATGCTGATTTCAGGCGAGAAAAATACTTTTGTACGTTTATCTGATCTTGCAGGAATTATCCCGGCTATAACGGGTAAAATAGAATTGGTGTACGAGGGAGAACTTGAAGGACCAGCGCACGTAGCAACAACCTTAATAGGCAAGGCAGTTAAAACGTTATTTGCACGTTATTTCCCCGACCCTGAAAAGGCAAAGAAAAGTAAAACGGCAAATCCTTATACTGAAGTAACAGAATGGTTTACCGAAGGTAATAATGTTGATGTTACGGATACTTTAACCAATTCGCAATATAAAAAGGCATTGATGCTGGTACCAGGCTTATATGATCTGGTAAAGAAGTTTCATCCTAAATTAAGCGAAAATCAAACGCTGCTCTTAATGGAATTTGTATTACATGGTTTAGCCGAATATTCACAACTAAGCAAAAACTTTTTGAATGGTGGCTTCGGCTTTTCGGATATGTTTGGCAGTTTATTTAATGCCGAATTTGACGAAGAAGAAGATGAAGACGATTTCAGATAA
- a CDS encoding VWA domain-containing protein, whose translation MRGFRFSDYKPGDAPKGGFDELLKLFSELLNYTAGDAAEALSWLNELDKQYKLTNNDYGIGNFIDDLKDKGYLTEDNQSGEFKITAKTEQTIRKSALDEIFGKLKKSGRGNHNSNQSGIGEEKNADRREYSFGDSLDQIDMTASIQNAQINHGIGDFTLTDRDLEVEEKDFKTLTSTVLMIDISHSMILYGEDRITPAKKVAMALAELIKTKYPKDTLDIVVFGNDAWPISVKDLPYLQVGPYHTNTYAGLELAADLLRRRKTHNKQIFMITDGKPTCLKENGKYYKNSMGLDRKVINKTLNMAAQCKRLKIPITTFMIAKDPYLQQFVRQFTEINGGRAFYSSLNGLGEYIFEDYIKNRRKTVK comes from the coding sequence ATGAGAGGTTTTCGTTTTTCTGATTATAAGCCGGGCGACGCGCCAAAGGGTGGGTTTGATGAGTTGCTGAAATTATTCAGCGAACTGCTGAATTATACAGCCGGAGATGCGGCGGAGGCTTTAAGCTGGCTGAACGAGCTCGACAAACAATATAAATTAACCAATAATGATTATGGCATCGGTAATTTTATAGACGATCTTAAAGACAAAGGTTATCTTACGGAAGACAATCAATCCGGAGAGTTTAAAATTACGGCCAAAACCGAGCAGACCATCCGCAAGTCTGCCCTAGACGAAATTTTTGGCAAACTGAAAAAATCTGGTCGCGGTAACCACAACAGTAACCAATCTGGTATTGGCGAAGAGAAAAATGCGGATAGGCGGGAGTATAGTTTTGGCGATAGTTTAGACCAAATTGATATGACAGCCTCTATCCAAAATGCTCAAATAAACCATGGAATAGGCGATTTCACATTAACCGACAGAGATTTGGAGGTAGAGGAAAAGGATTTTAAAACTTTAACTTCTACGGTATTGATGATAGACATTTCGCATTCCATGATATTATATGGCGAAGACCGCATTACCCCAGCAAAAAAGGTTGCCATGGCTTTAGCCGAGCTGATTAAAACGAAGTATCCTAAAGATACTTTAGATATTGTAGTTTTCGGAAATGACGCCTGGCCGATTAGTGTTAAAGACCTGCCTTATTTACAGGTTGGCCCTTACCACACCAATACTTATGCAGGATTAGAATTGGCTGCAGATTTACTCCGCAGAAGAAAAACCCATAATAAACAGATTTTCATGATTACGGACGGAAAACCAACCTGTTTAAAGGAAAATGGCAAATACTATAAAAACAGTATGGGTTTGGATAGAAAGGTAATTAACAAAACCCTGAACATGGCGGCGCAATGTAAGCGTTTAAAGATTCCAATTACGACATTTATGATTGCGAAAGACCCTTACCTGCAACAGTTTGTGCGCCAGTTTACAGAAATTAATGGTGGCAGGGCTTTTTATAGCTCGTTAAATGGCTTGGGAGAGTACATCTTTGAAGATTACATTAAAAATAGAAGAAAAACTGTAAAATAG
- a CDS encoding metallophosphoesterase: MGRLPFIIAACIFIIAFDIYCFKAIIAVFKKWKPGTKKAFGIAYWTYSALLIIGVFAGIYLNLFLTLRAIILVAFFLTVACKMAMLPFLILDDLRRLFIKLFRKKQIIEDQPISEAEPISRSQFLVKAGLVAAAVPLTSLSWGIISGAYDYQVRRVNLILPNLPKAFDGITMGQISDIHSGSFYNKTAVKGGVEMLLGEKPDFIFFTGDLVNNLTNEVRDYQDIFSKVKAPLGVYSSLGNHDYGDYYFGKESSPAKVKNLKDMVDVHKIMGYDLLMNENRRLKVDGEEIGILGIENWGMGRFPKYGKMELAVQDTDDLPVKLLLSHDPSHWRGEVLQKYPQIDAMFSGHTHGMQFGVRLKEYQWSPVQYIYKEWAGLYQEQKQQLYVNVGYGFLGYPGRVGVLPEITIFTLKRA; the protein is encoded by the coding sequence ATGGGAAGATTACCTTTTATTATTGCCGCCTGCATTTTTATTATTGCATTTGATATTTACTGCTTTAAAGCCATAATTGCTGTTTTTAAAAAATGGAAACCTGGCACAAAAAAAGCATTTGGCATTGCCTACTGGACATATAGCGCATTGTTGATTATTGGCGTTTTCGCAGGAATTTACCTTAATCTTTTCCTTACGCTTAGAGCCATCATTCTAGTCGCTTTCTTTTTAACAGTAGCCTGTAAAATGGCGATGCTGCCATTTCTGATTCTGGATGATTTACGAAGATTATTCATCAAACTTTTTAGAAAAAAACAAATCATAGAAGATCAGCCAATTAGCGAGGCAGAACCCATATCACGTTCACAATTTTTGGTAAAAGCAGGCTTAGTTGCCGCTGCCGTTCCTTTAACCTCTTTAAGCTGGGGCATTATTTCTGGTGCTTATGATTACCAGGTGAGAAGAGTTAACTTAATTCTTCCTAATCTGCCAAAGGCATTTGACGGCATTACTATGGGGCAAATTTCTGACATTCATTCGGGCAGTTTCTACAACAAAACCGCAGTAAAAGGCGGTGTGGAAATGTTATTGGGAGAAAAGCCTGATTTTATCTTTTTTACCGGCGATTTAGTAAACAACCTCACCAACGAAGTAAGGGATTACCAGGATATATTTTCGAAAGTTAAAGCACCACTTGGTGTATATTCATCATTAGGAAACCACGATTATGGTGACTATTATTTTGGGAAGGAATCATCGCCAGCCAAAGTAAAAAACCTGAAAGATATGGTTGATGTTCACAAAATAATGGGTTACGACTTATTGATGAACGAAAACCGGAGACTAAAAGTAGATGGAGAAGAAATCGGCATTTTAGGTATCGAAAACTGGGGAATGGGCCGGTTTCCAAAATATGGAAAAATGGAACTTGCTGTTCAAGATACAGATGATTTACCTGTCAAACTTTTGTTAAGTCACGACCCATCGCACTGGCGCGGAGAGGTTTTGCAGAAGTACCCGCAAATTGACGCCATGTTCAGTGGCCACACGCACGGCATGCAATTTGGTGTTCGTTTAAAAGAATATCAATGGAGCCCGGTGCAATACATTTACAAAGAATGGGCAGGTTTATATCAGGAGCAAAAACAACAGCTTTACGTTAACGTTGGCTACGGCTTCCTGGGTTATCCAGGTAGAGTTGGAGTTTTACCAGAGATAACTATTTTTACTTTGAAAAGAGCTTAG
- a CDS encoding response regulator transcription factor, whose translation MSKEVKILIVEDDENLRFLVAHRLKAEGYTMLEANDGEAGERMILADQPDIVLLDWMMPGKQGAEVCENVRKQGFENLVIMMTAKAQDVDKIDAYNFGASDYITKPFNMDVLVAMLESKVKFIVNKDSAEIHRFGNMEHHPNIHTLFRDGKKIELTILENRILLYFLRNPGKVINRDELMLVVWGYNSDVNTRTLDMHIVRLRKKIELNPDNPQLLQTVRGVGYRFNAG comes from the coding sequence ATGTCTAAAGAAGTAAAAATATTAATCGTAGAAGATGATGAAAATCTTCGCTTTCTGGTCGCCCACCGTTTAAAGGCTGAAGGTTATACTATGCTTGAAGCAAATGATGGCGAAGCTGGTGAAAGAATGATTTTAGCCGATCAGCCTGATATTGTTTTATTAGATTGGATGATGCCTGGCAAACAGGGTGCAGAGGTTTGTGAGAATGTGCGCAAGCAAGGTTTCGAAAACCTGGTGATTATGATGACCGCAAAGGCTCAGGATGTAGATAAAATTGATGCTTATAATTTTGGTGCATCTGATTACATCACCAAGCCATTTAATATGGATGTTTTGGTAGCCATGTTAGAGAGCAAGGTGAAATTTATTGTAAATAAAGATTCTGCCGAAATTCATCGTTTTGGCAATATGGAACATCATCCTAACATCCATACATTGTTTAGGGATGGAAAAAAGATCGAATTAACGATATTGGAAAACCGCATCCTCCTTTATTTCCTGCGCAACCCGGGCAAAGTAATCAACCGTGATGAACTAATGTTGGTGGTGTGGGGCTACAACTCTGATGTAAACACCCGTACGCTTGATATGCATATTGTGCGCTTGCGTAAAAAGATAGAATTAAATCCTGACAATCCACAGTTGCTACAAACTGTTAGAGGGGTAGGCTATCGCTTTAACGCGGGATAA
- a CDS encoding prolyl oligopeptidase family serine peptidase has translation MLKRIFLLLMVALICACKGTNHDTIPVDDFFKTQDKAYYRISPDGKSLSYLKLHDKKLDLFAEDLATGNSIQLTHLNGKNISFHFWTSNNELIYYTEDGSKERRSDIFVINKDGSKQVQLSANEKNRLRVIEDQLIDDKYIIVASNKRDSTVFDVYRLNVRDGKMEIAAKNPGNITKWMTDSKGVLKIAIASDGVNETLMYREKENQAFAPVITNNFETTFQPIAFSEDQPNVLYAISSVNRDKNALVALDLKNGKEKQVLFANDTLNVVDATYSRFRKKMLFATCETWKREKFYLDDSTKVAYSKIDKLLPGTEWVIMDRDKTDKVFVIRTFTDKNPGSYYLYTAADKRLKKLTDVSPSIKPEDMNAMKPISFKSRDGLTINGYLTLPKNKKALNLPVVVLPHNGPKSRNSWGYNAEVQFLANRGYAVLQVNYRGSTGYGKSFFAAGFKQWSDKIQEDVNDGVKWLVTEKIANPKKIAIYGNGFGGYIALNCLYKNPDLYKCGGSNSGVINLFSYLKTFPPFLKAKLQMYYEIVGNPITETDYMRFASPVFHADRFKSPVFIAQNPKDPSVNVAEGVQFIKELKKRNVQVTYIEKEEGPDPVVRQQSRTALYKALEEFLKENLGKK, from the coding sequence ATGCTAAAAAGGATTTTTCTCTTGTTAATGGTTGCATTGATTTGCGCTTGTAAAGGCACAAACCATGATACTATTCCTGTAGACGATTTTTTTAAAACGCAGGATAAAGCTTACTATCGCATTTCTCCAGATGGGAAAAGTTTATCTTATTTAAAGCTTCATGATAAAAAACTTGATCTTTTTGCTGAGGATCTTGCCACCGGAAATAGCATTCAGTTAACCCATCTGAATGGGAAGAATATCAGTTTCCATTTCTGGACCAGCAATAATGAACTGATTTATTATACCGAGGATGGATCTAAAGAACGCAGGTCTGATATTTTTGTGATCAATAAAGATGGGAGCAAGCAGGTTCAGTTGAGTGCCAATGAAAAAAACAGGCTGAGGGTGATAGAGGATCAGCTGATTGACGATAAATATATTATTGTAGCTTCCAATAAACGCGATTCGACCGTTTTTGATGTGTACCGCTTAAACGTGCGTGATGGAAAAATGGAGATCGCAGCAAAAAATCCTGGTAATATTACTAAATGGATGACCGATAGTAAAGGTGTTCTTAAAATTGCCATTGCCAGCGATGGAGTGAACGAAACTTTGATGTACCGCGAAAAGGAAAATCAGGCTTTTGCACCCGTAATTACCAATAATTTCGAAACTACTTTTCAGCCAATTGCCTTTTCAGAAGATCAACCCAATGTACTTTATGCGATCTCAAGCGTTAACCGCGATAAAAATGCACTGGTAGCGCTTGATTTAAAAAACGGTAAAGAAAAACAGGTTCTTTTTGCAAACGATACCTTAAACGTGGTAGATGCAACCTACTCCCGTTTCCGGAAAAAAATGCTGTTTGCAACCTGCGAAACCTGGAAAAGAGAAAAATTCTACCTTGATGACAGTACAAAAGTAGCTTACTCAAAGATTGATAAACTTTTACCTGGTACCGAATGGGTAATTATGGATAGGGATAAAACGGATAAAGTTTTTGTGATACGCACCTTTACCGATAAAAATCCTGGGTCTTATTATTTGTACACGGCCGCTGATAAAAGGCTTAAAAAGCTTACCGATGTAAGTCCTTCCATTAAACCGGAAGATATGAATGCCATGAAGCCGATCAGTTTCAAAAGCCGCGATGGTTTAACCATTAATGGCTATTTAACCCTGCCTAAAAATAAAAAGGCCCTTAACTTACCTGTAGTGGTGCTGCCACACAATGGTCCTAAATCGAGAAATAGCTGGGGTTACAATGCTGAAGTACAATTTTTAGCTAACAGAGGGTATGCCGTTTTGCAGGTAAATTACCGCGGTTCTACCGGTTATGGAAAATCATTTTTTGCGGCAGGTTTTAAACAATGGAGCGATAAAATACAGGAGGATGTTAACGATGGTGTTAAATGGCTGGTTACAGAAAAAATTGCCAATCCTAAAAAAATTGCCATTTACGGTAATGGTTTTGGGGGCTATATTGCTTTAAATTGTTTGTATAAAAATCCCGATCTTTATAAATGTGGCGGATCAAATTCTGGTGTGATTAACCTTTTTAGTTACCTGAAAACCTTTCCTCCGTTTTTAAAGGCCAAATTACAGATGTACTATGAAATTGTAGGCAATCCGATAACCGAAACCGATTATATGCGTTTTGCTTCACCTGTTTTTCATGCAGACCGGTTTAAATCTCCTGTTTTTATTGCCCAAAACCCTAAAGATCCAAGTGTTAATGTAGCAGAAGGCGTACAGTTTATCAAAGAACTTAAAAAAAGAAATGTTCAGGTTACTTATATCGAAAAAGAGGAAGGCCCTGATCCTGTAGTGCGCCAGCAAAGCAGAACGGCTTTGTACAAAGCCCTGGAAGAGTTTTTAAAAGAAAATCTAGGTAAGAAATAG
- a CDS encoding sensor histidine kinase KdpD — protein sequence MALDKKSSYRKNFSLGVTFIVLISILFILSLFLAFNYSKKSIENDFVSEKVNVLEQSIKPYNDFFQNKMPEISYYNGYLDSSTAAKFVDTVMLKYPFISKVTFYDTEVKNIPVKDGINANHLGIGPKAIFQFGKGVKPDSVKLYSEDDTRSFNVGSDFNAIAIKLATFVEDLDTVSVPTQEELFTNFSIVNSNENKITYLNIPRREDLRVYKEMIRRKLNPAPVYQQDVLVFNLDAHKIKIINTRPLLYQTIRIEPLTYDPIDTSDENINTEIALPGAFSDFKLYLISSKSYIKKEIFIYFMPIALVLLLVYGVLLLVAFLIYRNLNINSKMFKLQYDFVNNLTHEFKTPVSVIKIAGNNIKSAATLSQKEQQLYGKILDEEADKLNGLMNKLLAFTQIENKAIKLNQEEVNIVDFIESTIESHTLKHPDFKITYEVVGFKTFITDPVLLGSLFDNLAENAYKYSKPEQKKLHISAKLIKGVLVFRFADKGIGIASSELNNIFKKFFRIQNEYNQMGSVGLGLAFCKELVNFMEGEISVKSKVGSGTEFKIVLPYNS from the coding sequence ATGGCCTTAGATAAGAAAAGCAGTTACCGTAAAAATTTCTCCTTAGGTGTAACCTTCATTGTACTCATCTCCATTCTTTTTATCCTATCGCTTTTTCTTGCGTTCAACTATAGCAAAAAATCGATAGAGAATGATTTTGTTTCCGAAAAGGTAAATGTGCTGGAACAGAGTATTAAGCCTTATAATGATTTTTTCCAGAATAAAATGCCTGAGATTTCTTATTACAATGGCTATCTGGATTCTTCCACTGCAGCAAAATTTGTAGATACTGTGATGTTAAAATATCCTTTTATCTCGAAGGTTACTTTTTACGATACAGAAGTAAAGAACATTCCTGTTAAAGATGGGATCAATGCAAATCACCTGGGTATTGGTCCAAAAGCTATTTTCCAGTTTGGGAAAGGGGTAAAGCCCGATTCGGTAAAGTTGTATTCAGAAGATGATACTAGATCTTTTAATGTGGGAAGTGATTTTAATGCAATCGCGATTAAACTTGCTACTTTTGTGGAGGATCTTGATACCGTATCAGTACCTACACAAGAAGAACTGTTTACCAACTTTTCTATTGTTAATTCTAATGAAAATAAAATCACTTACTTAAATATTCCCCGACGTGAAGATTTAAGGGTTTATAAAGAGATGATCAGGCGGAAGTTAAATCCGGCACCTGTTTATCAACAGGATGTACTGGTTTTTAATCTTGATGCGCATAAAATTAAAATCATCAATACCAGACCATTGTTGTACCAAACGATCAGGATTGAACCCCTAACGTATGATCCGATTGATACCTCAGACGAAAATATTAATACAGAAATAGCGCTGCCGGGTGCATTTTCTGATTTCAAGTTATACCTCATTTCATCAAAATCTTATATCAAGAAAGAAATTTTTATTTACTTCATGCCAATTGCCCTGGTGCTATTGCTGGTATATGGGGTGCTTTTATTGGTTGCTTTTTTGATTTACCGTAATCTGAACATCAATAGTAAAATGTTTAAGTTGCAGTACGATTTTGTGAATAACCTAACGCATGAGTTTAAAACACCCGTTAGCGTAATTAAGATTGCAGGAAACAACATTAAAAGTGCTGCCACATTAAGCCAAAAGGAGCAGCAGCTCTATGGTAAGATACTGGACGAAGAAGCCGATAAACTGAATGGTTTAATGAATAAATTACTGGCCTTTACGCAAATTGAAAATAAGGCCATTAAATTGAACCAGGAAGAAGTTAATATTGTTGATTTTATTGAAAGTACGATCGAATCGCATACGTTAAAACACCCCGATTTTAAAATAACATACGAGGTGGTTGGCTTTAAAACCTTTATCACCGACCCGGTGTTATTAGGGAGTTTGTTCGATAACCTGGCAGAGAATGCCTACAAATATTCAAAACCAGAACAGAAAAAATTACACATCAGTGCAAAACTGATTAAAGGGGTACTGGTTTTCAGGTTTGCCGATAAAGGGATAGGCATCGCATCGTCAGAATTAAACAATATATTTAAGAAGTTTTTCAGGATACAGAATGAATATAACCAAATGGGTAGCGTAGGTCTGGGTTTGGCATTTTGCAAAGAACTGGTTAACTTTATGGAGGGAGAAATCTCTGTAAAAAGTAAAGTAGGGAGCGGTACGGAGTTTAAAATCGTGCTGCCATACAATAGTTAA